In the Sus scrofa isolate TJ Tabasco breed Duroc chromosome 6, Sscrofa11.1, whole genome shotgun sequence genome, one interval contains:
- the PRODH2 gene encoding probable proline dehydrogenase 2 isoform X10, with product MLRTCRALCSQASPSPGGWQPPNFDGGAFHLKGTGELTRALLVLRLCAWPPLVTHGLALQAWSQRLLGSRLSGALLRASIYGQFVAGETAEEVTGCVQQLKTLGLRPLLAVPTEEEPDSAVKTGEAWYEGNLRAMLRCVDLSRGLLETPGRTGDILMQLKITALASTQLCKELTSWVRRPGDSLELSPKRLAEAMDSGRDLQVSFLNTEQNRHLQASLSRLHRVVQHARAQHVRLLVDAEYTSLNPTLSLLVAALAVRWNSPREGGPWVWNTYQAYLKDTYERLRRDAGAADRAGLAFGVKLVRGAYLDKERELARLQGTEDPTQPDYEATNQSYSRCLELMLNHVAHRGPTCHLMVASHNEESVRQATKRMWELDIPLDGPICFGQLLGMCDHVSLALVVQVDGENSAGQTALFLSALLGRSSAVQLLLAFGANPNHRCLDGSTPVHAGAFSGRSLVMLHLLQAGGDLRLHDQQGRTPQDWAEQGGAKQSWEVLELLQLCRAHISALVHGSELAPTASLGQVQASSGRSLRGGSLLLLRLVQVDRTLRPEQVRRPPQIPALGFGQLSSLAPLGLVTGVPLADPKELLPAQGEPDRTYKSSSHTLMANLLWRGHPVTVRQLQAPGTQPDVLLADLQHCSTLHHPNLLLLMALSPSADLSGLRLLFEPVWLGSLHVVLHSRGPREGVPGPHPVPGLPPGHLLLQVLEALLFLQARWRAHGGLSSHAVQLVRPGLAKVGSLEHGRPLHQHWLQPRPQQGYPWGGPGPGLPPPPELYPWLPLELIRGDMPAATSDLYSFCILAQEVFTGELPWAGREGPEVKAKLEAGESPALDPLVPAPYQALVRAGLGLGPADRWGSLQSTRYLLREAMAQDSAAEVGSPVDWTTLSPSPRGCPPESLYYEVASRAKTAPRPVPPVMSLGPSPSQDGSAEGDHSRAARWMPA from the exons ATGCTCCGGACCTGTCGTGCGCTCTGCTCGCaagccagcccctcccctgggggcTGGCAGCCCCCGAACTTTGATGGTGGGGCCTTTCACCTCAAGGGCACAGGAGAACTGACCCGGGCTTTGCTGGTGCTACGGCTGTGTGCCTGGCCCCCTCTGGTCACCCATGGCCTGGCG CTCCAAGCCTGGTCTCAGCGACTCCTGGGCTCCCGGCTCTCGGGCGCACTTCTCCGAGCATCCATCTATGGGCAGTTTGTGGCTGGTGAGACCGCAGAGGAGGTGACGGGCTGTGTCCAACAGCTCAAGACCCTAGGCCTCCGGCCCCTCCTGGCAGTGCCCACTGAGGAGGAGCCAGACTCAGCTGTCAAGACTGG TGAGGCCTGGTATGAGGGGAACCTCAGGGCTATGCTGCGATGTGTGGACCTGTCACGAGGCCTTCTGGAGACCCCTGGCCGAACTGGAGACATCCTCATGCAACTGAAGATTACAGCGCTGGCCAGCACTCAGCTCTGT AAGGAGCTAACCTCATGGGTCAGAAGGCCAGGGGATTCCTTGGAGCTGAGCCCCAAGAGACTGGCTGAAGCCATGGACTCTGGGCGG GACCTCCAGGTCTCCTTCCTCAACACTGAGCAAAACCGGCATCTCCAGGCCTCCCTGAGCCGCTTGCACCGGGTGGTACAG CATGCCCGCGCCCAGCACGTGAGGCTCCTGGTGGATGCTGAGTACACCTCGCTGAACCCTACACTCTCTCTGCTGGTGGCCGCCCTGGCTGTGCGCTGGAACAGCCCCAGGGAAGGCGGGCCCTGGGTGTGGAACACTTACCAGGCCTATCTGAAG GACACCTACGAGCGGCTGAGGCGAGATGCTGGGGCCGCAGACAGGGCTGGCCTGGCCTTTGGAGTGAAGCTGGTACGAGGGGCATATCTGGACAAGGAGAGAGAGCTGGCCCGGCTCCAGGGGACTGAAGACCCCACTCAGCCTGACTATGAGGCTACCAATCAGAG TTACAGCCGCTGCCTGGAGCTGATGCTGAACCATGTGGCCCATCGTGGCCCCACGTGCCACCTCATGGTGGCGTCCCACAATGAGGAATCGGTCCGCCAGGCAACCAAGCG CATGTGGGAGCTGGACATCCCTCTGGATGGGCCCATCTGTTTTGGACAACTTCTGGGGATGTGTGACCATGTCTCCTTGGCATTAG TTGTCCAGGTGGACGGTGAGAACTCTGCTGGGCAGACGGCACTCTTCCTCTCGGCGCTGCTGGGACGCAGCTCTGCCGTGCAGCTCCTGCTGGCCTTTGGTGCCAACCCCAACCA CCGCTGCCTGGATGGCAGCACACCTGTGCATGCGGGCGCCTTCTCGGGCCGCAGCCTGGTgatgctgcacctgctgcaggcGGGGGGTGACCTGCGTCTGCATGACCAGCAGGGCCGCACCCCTCAGGACTGGGCAGAGCAAGGTGGTGCCAAGCAAAGCTGGGAG GTGCTGGAGCTGTTACAGCTCTGCCGGGCCCACATATCAGCACTTGTGCACGGCAGTGAGTTGGCCCCCACTGCGTCCCTGGGGCAGGTGCAGGCCAGCTCTGGACGCAGCCTGCGTGGTGGTTCCCTGCTCTTGCTGCGGCTGGTGCAAGTGGACAG GACACTGAGGCCGGAGCAGGTCAGGAGACCCCCCCAAATTCCAGCCTTAGGGTTTGGCCAG CTCAGCAGCCTGGCACCCCTGGGGCTTGTAACGGGTGTGCCCCTTGCGGACCCCAAAGAGCTGCTGCCAGCACAGGGCGAGCCTGACCGCACCTACAAGAGCAGCTCCCACACCCTCATGGCCAA CCTCCTGTGGAGGGGCCACCCCGTGACCGTGCGGCAGCTGCAGGCCCCTGGAACCCAGCCTGATGTGCTGTTGGCTGACCTTCAGCACTGCAG CACCCTGCACCACCCCAACCTCTTGCTGCTGATGGCCCTGAGCCCCTCGGCGGACCTGTCGGGGCTGCGCCTTCTCTTTGAACCTGTGTGGCTGGGCTCCCTGCATGTGGTGCTGCACTCACGGGGACCAAGAGAGGGAGTACCTGGCCCCCACCCTGTGCCAGGCCTGCCACCTGGCCACCTGCTGCTGCAGGTGTTGGAGGCCCTGCTGTTCCTGCAGGCCCGCTGGCGTGCTCACGGCGGCCTCAGCTCCCATGCTGTGCAGCTGGTGCGGCcaggcctggccaaggtgggcagccTGGAGCACGGGCGCCCATTGCACCAACACTGGCTGCAGCCCAG GCCACAGCAGGGCTACCCCTggggaggcccaggcccagggctgcccCCGCCTCCTGAACTGTACCCATGGCTGCCACTTGAGCTCATCCGCGGTGATATGCCTGCTGCCACCTCAGACCTCTACAGCTTCTGCATCCTGGCCCAGGAGGTCTTCACTG GAGAGCTGCCCTGGGCTGGAAGAGAGGGGCCTGAGGTGAAGGCTAAACTGGAGGCAGGTGAGAGCCCGGCCCTGGATCCCCTGGTGCCAGCCCCCTACCAGGCCCTGGTACGGGCTGGACTGGGCCTAGGGCCTGCTGACCGCTGGGGCA